The window CTTTTCTTTCTCCAGATTGAGCGCTTCCTGCCTTTTGAAGAGCGATTGTTGCTAATTTTTGAGCTTCATGAGGGGTTTCAGCTGCGCCTACACCCATACTTATGGTAATTGGGTATCTGTTTCTAATTGACCTTTGGATTCTTAAGTGGTCTTCTTCGTCAAGCCCATTTGAAATAGCTAATAAATTGTCAAATCTTGTAAAGAAAACAAGACCTTTTTTATTACCAAAATGATTGTTTAAATCAGCAAATAGATTTGCTTGAAGCATTTGTAAATCAGATTCAGTTCTCGGCCTAGGAGTAACAGTCCATGGACCATAATTGTCAATTTGTATTAATGTCATTTGTATCATTTAATATTCGCCTCTTTCCTAAGGAATACTATCTATAATAATTTGTGCTAAATTTTTCTTAACACCTAAACTATTCATTATTGTATTTGTAATTGTTACCTTATTAATTATTTGCTTTAATTGTGGTTCCAAATTTGAATCTTTATCATCAATAACAATATTATCTAAAAAGTCTTTGTATAAATCTGCAACACCGACTGATGAAACTTCAATGTCCAAAGCTTTCATGAACTTGCTTGCAGGACCTGAAACCGCATCAGAACCTATGATTGGTGAAACTGCAATGACATAGGTGTCCTTAAGCGCTTCACGAACGCCTTCTAAAGATAATATCGGCAATATTGAAGTGATTGGATTTGATGGACCTATAATTACTGCCTTTGAATTCCTAATTGCATCGACAACCCCTTCGGACGGAGCCACATTGGAAAATCTCAAGTCAAGAACTTCAGGTTCTGACTGGTGCTTGATTAGGAAATCATGGAACTCCAGCTCTCCGATATCTGAAACGATTGTGATTTCAGAATCCTCTTCGCTCATTGGAATTATTCTGGATTCTATGCCCATGTTTTTCGCCTGAATCTCACATGCCCTTGCAAGGCCATACTTTTCCATCAATTGGGTTTTCTGGATTTTGGTTGCACGGTCAATGTCCCCTATCCTCAGCAATTCGGGACATCCGATCTCAGCAAGCCTTTCATGGGTTATGAAGGTATCTCCCTTGACGCCATACCAGAACTCATCATTGATCATGTCAGACATTGTGTATAATACAGTGTCAATGTCCGCTGAAACATAAACGCCTGAGAAATAGTCATTTTCCAAGGTATTGACAATTATAGTCAACTCCTTAGTGTCAACGATTTCCTTGATTCCTTGCAATAATTTTGGGGTCCCTGTTCCTCCTGATAAAACAGTAATCATGATACTCACCTATTTTCTAAATACATCTGCTGTTTTTGGCATTAAAACCGGTTTGATGTTTGAATCCACATTACGCAAATGGTCAAAACTGTCAAATCCGCGTATAATAACAACCGGCAGGCCCTCATCAGCCTGTCCCATTATAAGTGATGCTGCAGCAGACAATTCGTCGCAGGTTGCGATTTCGGTTGTTTCCAGTTCACGGCCGTATAAGTCTTTCTCTCCTACCCTTTTCCAGATTGGGGAAATTCCAGAACAACCTATGGCAGTTCCTATAGCTCCAAATCTGAAAGCCCTGCCTTGAGTGTCAGTGATGATGACTGCAATTTCCTCACCGAACTCATCCTCTAAGAATTCACGAATCTCACGGGCGGACTTGTCGGCATCCTTAGGCATAGGGGTTGCAAGACCGTCACCGACGTTTGACTCGTCAATGCCTGCATTTGCACAGACAAAACCTTGAGTTGTTTCAGTGATGATGAAATTTGGTCCAACACGAACAACCTCATTTGACTGGTCCAATATGGCCTGAACAATTTTTGGGTCTTTTCCTGCCTTTTCAGCCAATTCAATGGCTTCATCAGATGGAGTCAATTCATCCAATCTGATGAAATTCTCCTCGGCTTTGGAAATTAAGGTCTCAGCAATCAGAATTATGTCACCATGGACCAGATTGCAGCCCTGCTTTTCAATAGCCTCTTTAATAATAATTGAGATGTCACTGTTCCCATCAATAATGGGAATATCCTCTAAACCAAATAATTCAATACTCATAATAATCATCTAAAACAATTAAAAAAAAAGAAAAATTATGGATTATAGACATCAATAGTCCATTCTCCATCAAAAACAGCAGCACAAGAGGTTACCGGTTTTTCATAGTTGGCAAAAACACCTTCATCAAAAATATATTTTGCAGCTTCGGTTGATGTTTTGGCTTCGAAGTCAACCTTATCAGGCACCTGACTGCCGTAAGTTGAAATGAATGCCGCTTCACCAAATGGCACTTCTTCAACTAATATTTTTTTATCGTTGACAATACCTATGTAACATTCATATTTGTCCTCTTCGGCATTGGCTGTTACAACAGCGGCTATCCTTGGAGTGTTATAGTCATCCTTTTCATAATCCATGGTAAGCAATGAATATGCAAGAGCATCCCTGATATTCATCCCTACAGCCAATTTATCTGCTATAACGTCGGTTTGAGATCCATTGGATACAACAGCCTTGTCATCGACGATGCAAACACTATTGTATGCTATATATGGGCTCTGGTAGATATCATTTTCAAAACCTTCTTTTGGAACAATAGATGCGCTATCATCAAATCCTAAACATCTCCTATTTGGAAATGACCTGCTTGATACCCTATAAGCTACAAAAGGTTTACCTTCACTATTCATACCACTTGATAAAATTCTTCCTGTATACATTTTCATTCCTCAAATTAAACTTCTGGACGTTGGACAGCTTGGTCAACGGAAATTCCTGGAGGTGTTTCAATCACGATTTCACCAGGTTTAATAATGACTTGTCCTTCATCAATCACTCTTGCTTGAACACCAACTGCACTGCCCGCTATCGCATCCGACCGGTCTTGGCCGTTAACTGTAACTTTATGCAAGTTAGCAACAGGCACAACATAATATTCCTGGTCACCGGAAACATCAGTGACATTAGGCTTTCCAGTGCCCTGATCTAAATCGTCGGCAGTGTCAGCTTGAACATCAGTAGCTGAAAAATTACTTGTAACAACTAAAAAAATCATTATTGTGAAAAGAATATCAATGAAAGGAACTAAATTAATACTAGGTTTTTGATCCAAAAACTTCTTTTTATGTTTTCTAACATCAATAGCCATCTAATCACCTATTGTTTTAGCTTACTTTCAG of the Methanobrevibacter thaueri genome contains:
- the cofD gene encoding 2-phospho-L-lactate transferase, whose product is MITVLSGGTGTPKLLQGIKEIVDTKELTIIVNTLENDYFSGVYVSADIDTVLYTMSDMINDEFWYGVKGDTFITHERLAEIGCPELLRIGDIDRATKIQKTQLMEKYGLARACEIQAKNMGIESRIIPMSEEDSEITIVSDIGELEFHDFLIKHQSEPEVLDLRFSNVAPSEGVVDAIRNSKAVIIGPSNPITSILPILSLEGVREALKDTYVIAVSPIIGSDAVSGPASKFMKALDIEVSSVGVADLYKDFLDNIVIDDKDSNLEPQLKQIINKVTITNTIMNSLGVKKNLAQIIIDSIP
- a CDS encoding coenzyme F420-0:L-glutamate ligase, encoding MIIMSIELFGLEDIPIIDGNSDISIIIKEAIEKQGCNLVHGDIILIAETLISKAEENFIRLDELTPSDEAIELAEKAGKDPKIVQAILDQSNEVVRVGPNFIITETTQGFVCANAGIDESNVGDGLATPMPKDADKSAREIREFLEDEFGEEIAVIITDTQGRAFRFGAIGTAIGCSGISPIWKRVGEKDLYGRELETTEIATCDELSAAASLIMGQADEGLPVVIIRGFDSFDHLRNVDSNIKPVLMPKTADVFRK
- a CDS encoding IMP cyclohydrolase; translation: MYTGRILSSGMNSEGKPFVAYRVSSRSFPNRRCLGFDDSASIVPKEGFENDIYQSPYIAYNSVCIVDDKAVVSNGSQTDVIADKLAVGMNIRDALAYSLLTMDYEKDDYNTPRIAAVVTANAEEDKYECYIGIVNDKKILVEEVPFGEAAFISTYGSQVPDKVDFEAKTSTEAAKYIFDEGVFANYEKPVTSCAAVFDGEWTIDVYNP
- a CDS encoding SET domain-containing protein-lysine N-methyltransferase, with translation MTCLIPYKLQKVYLHYSYHLIKFFLYTFSFLKLNFWTLDSLVNGNSWRCFNHDFTRFNNDLSFINHSCLNTNCTARYRIRPVLAVNCNFMQVSNRHNIIFLVTGNISDIRLSSALI